The Chelonoidis abingdonii isolate Lonesome George chromosome 12, CheloAbing_2.0, whole genome shotgun sequence DNA segment CCCAGGAGGGGGCGCTTCGCTTCGATTGAAACTGACTTgggatgggggctggggggagtaTTCCCCACGCTCAGGGCGGTTTCTGGCCCCACGTGGCCGGCTGGCGGCATTTCTTCGtggttcccaggagggggcgctTCCCGGGCCAGCAGGGATGCTCCCATCACTATGGGGTGCTGCGCTGCCCCAACCTGCTTTGGATTAATTAACAAACCAGCCCCATTAATCAATAAATCATCTTTAATAAAATCTTCTCCTTCCTGCATAATGCGCTTGGTCTCTGGAGAGACACCCTGAGAGGTTCTAGATGCAGCATTTCCGTGACTAAGCCACTGGGGGAGAGATttcggggggaagggaggggttggTATATAGGGGAGATGGCTCTTGATTATGGTAATTCCTACAGTATGTGGCATGGCTTGGATTGGCCATGGACAGGAAGTGACACACTTACAGACAGGAAgtgggcctgggactggaggatgTGGGGGTTGGAGAAGTAAAATGGGGCGGATGGCACACGACGTGGAGGAACCAGGCCGGAGAGGCGGCGGCCTGGACTACGGCCCAGGCCCCCAAGTAAAATGGCCGACAGGAAGTGGAGCTAATGTGACGGAGCTTGGCTGCAGTCACTTACGTAGCAGGCCCAGGCTACAGTATGGCCCACAGGAAGTGACGCCATCGAGCGGGAGGTTggcaatggtgggggaggggagcaggcccAGGCTACAATATGGCCCACAGGAAGTGACGCCATCGAGCGGGAGGTTggcaatggtgggggaggggagcaggNNNNNNNNNNNNNNNNNNNNNNNNNNNNNNNNNNNNNNNNNNNNNNNNNNNNNNNNNNNNNNNNNNNNNNNNNNNNNNNNNNNNNNNNNNNNNNNNNNNNNNNNNNNNNNNNNNNNNNNNNNNNNNNNNNNNNNNNNNNNNNNNNNNNNNNNNNNNNNNNNNNNNNNNNNNNNNNNNNNNNNNNNNNNNNNNNNNNNNNNNNNNNNNNNNNNNNNNNNNNNNNNNNNNNNNNNNNNNNNNNNNNNNNNNNNNNNNNNNNNNNNNNNNNNNNNNNNNNNNNNNNNNNNNNNNNNNNNNNNNNNNNNNNNNNNNNNNNNNNNNNNNNNNNNNNNNNNNNNNNNNNNNNNNNNNNNNNNNNNNNNNNNNNNNNNNNNNNNNNNNNNNNNNNNNNNNNNNNNNNNNNNNNNNNNNNNNNNNNNNNNNNNNNNNNNNNNNNNNNNNNNNNNNNNNNNNNNNNNNNNNNNNNNNNNNNNNNNNNNNNNNNNNNNNNNNNNNNNNNNNNNNNNNNNNNNNNNNNNNNNNNNNNNNNNNNNNNNNNNNNNNNNNNNNNNNNNNNNNNNNNNNNNNNNNNNNNNNNNNNNNNNNNNNNNNNNNNNNNNNNNNNNNNNNNNNNNNNNNNNNNNNNNNNNNNNNNNNNNNNNNNNNNNNNNNNNNNNNNNNNNNNNNNNNNNNNNNNNNNNNNNNNNNNNNNNNNNNNNNNNNNNNNNNNNNNNNNNNNNNNNNNNNNNNNNNNNNNNNNNNNNNNNNNNNNNNNNNNNNNNNNNNNNNNNNCCTCctagagccggggagagaacccaggagtcctggcgcccagcccccactcccctcctagagccagagagagaacccaggagtcctggcacccggtccccagccccagctcccctcctagagccggggagagaacccaggagtcctggcgcccagcccccactccccttccggtgccagggatagaacccaggagtcctggcgcccagcccccactcccctcctagagccacagagagaacccaggagtcctggtgcccggcccccagaccccgctcccctcctagagccggggagagaacccaggagtcctggcgcccagcccccactcccctcccggtgCCGGGGCAGAACCCAGGCGTTCGGTTACCTGACGATGTTGCGCATAAGCAGTTTGAAGGCGTTCTTGGCGGAGGTACAGAAATTCTTCCCGTAGATTGcaatctggggtggggggggcgacAGGGATACCCCCATAACAGGGGGAGAGAGACATTCCAATTCTGCTACCCCAAACCCACCCCGAGACCCCTCCCCCTGCTACGACCGCTGGGACTCCCCCAAACTCACCCCTTTCCAGggaccccttctccccccaggaGCCCCCTCAAACCACCCCAGGGTCCCCCCGCTAGGATGGGCAGCTCTCTCCTTTCACCCCACAGCATGAGACCCCCTCAAACTCTTCCCCCCAGAAATAGCCCCTCcaacagcccagagaccccacctctcccctcccccaaagccccacaccCAGGAGTGcatccccccagcacccaccccacacacaccaagGCGGTTCTGCAAAGGGatctccccacacaccccaatgATCCCCCACAGGGTTCCCCCTATGCCCCCCCATGTCTTAGTCCTATATACCCCCCCAGGGCCCCCACGCTCCCCACCATGATGTAGGCGTTCCTGTTGAGGAATTTGATGAATTTCTCTAGGCACCAGAAGCAGCACTTGAGGCAGCAAAGCAGGCAGCGAGTGAAGGGGTTCTGCGctcctggggcgggggaggagccaATCAgacacccctgtgcacccccagccccctgccagagccccccATGGGGGAAGAGCCTCCCTCCACATCCCCAAGCCCCCAAAAGTCTccggggctgggggaaggccaggaTATTGGGATACAAGGCCAAGGAGGATTCCTGAACCCCAATATGTCTTGGGGTCCCCAAACCCCAAGTTGGCTCAGGGACTGGGGATATGGTGAGATATTGGGTACAAGGAAAATTAGCGTCTCTTATTGCAATATTGAGGTCTCTGAACCCCAAAATGTCTCAAGGGCCAGGGGAAGTGAGGGGCATCCCCCTTTGGGACTGGCCCAGCTATGAGCCAACAAGGAGCAAAGTGGGGGTGAAGGTGGGGTAACAGGcaattttgggggggcagggtttgGCCATTTGGGGGGACACTGAATCGCAGGGGAGTAAACGCACTGAAACGGGGAGACGCTGCACACAGGGTGACAGCTCTTGGGCCAGGCCCTGGAATTTGGGGTGCTTGCAGAAGGGCTCACAGTTTGGGGGGCCCCATTGGGGGGAGTGTTGAATGTTGGGGGGTGAGGATCCCAGTTCAGAGGCACAAATCCACTTGGGTGGGGCAATCCTGGAACAAACCAGGGCAAAATCGGGTGGGGGTGTCAACATTTTGAAGGTGaagatttccacaatgtcacgtGTTGGGAGAAAGCAGAAATTTGGGGTGCAGGTCGCATGGAGCAGGGCCAAATGTCGAGGTGCTTGAAGACATGTGGAGTGCTCGGGAGGGGGTGTCAAATTCTGGTAGACCCCAAAGTGCAGCTGTGGGGCAGATGGGGATCTGGGGGCAAGGGTGAAGGGCAGGAAGTTAAGGAGGGTGGCTGGgaaatggggggcagggatgaCTGCCCCCAGGAAGGGGCACCCCACCTTTGAGTTTGTGGTCCAGGTATTCCAGGAGGATGCGGATCAGCTGGACGATGGTGAGGATCAGGGCCCCGAAAGCCAGCGACCCCGTGTGGTACCTGCAGGGAGAGGGCGGAAGAGTTAGTGAGGCAGACAGAGCAgtagagagagaacccaggagtcctggtgttCAGCCCTTCCCCCGgttagcccccactcccctcccagagccggggagagaacccaggagtcctggctcccagcccccactgctctaaccaccagcccccactcctctcccagagccggggagagaacccaggagtcctggctcccagcccccctgctctgacccaccagcccccactcccctcccagagccggggagagaacccaggagtcctggctcccagccccacccctgctccaaccaccagcccccactcccctcccagagccggggagagaacccaggagtcctggctcccagcactccctgccctgacccatcagcccccactcccctgagcgcgcccgggagaggacccaggtgtccgggccGTACCTGCGTGGTCGGACACTGCAGCCCGTTCATCGCCGCTGCCAGGATGTTGAGGGAGGTGACGCACTGGAGCAGGTCGAAATACAGCACATAGGGTTTGCCCCTGGGGGGTAAGGGAGGGTCAGAGACGGGGAGAGGGGATGAGCCAAGGAGTCGGGGGGGACAGAAGACGTGTGAGATGAAGGGAGACAGGGTGGGGGGCAAAGGGAGAGGGACTGGAGCGGGAGGGGGCACGATTGAAAATGGCAGAAGAGGTGAGAGCCAGTGGCCGCCCCCCATACGCAGCCCCCTGGGGATGACGTGGCCCAGGGAAGGGGGATGAGGTCAAGGGGGCAGTGGAGGGaatgagtgggggcagggagggggatcaagctgggggcagggagggggcaaggggatgaggtgggggaatgaggttggggcagagagggggatgAAGCAcagggggggcagaggagggtcgGGAGATGAGatcagggggcagaggggggtttgagggagcagggagggggacaaggggggttcaggggagcagggagggggtcagAGGCGGAGGCAGGTTTGGGGGCACGGAGGGGAGATGAGGTGGGGATcaagctggggcagagaggggcgAGGGGGGGGGNNNNNNNNNNNNNNNNNNNNNNNNNTGAGGTAGGGATGAGCCTGGCGCAGAAGAGGggatgggggcgggagggggtaggggtggggcgggagggggatgaggtggggatggaggctggggggcagagaggggcggGGGTGAGGTTTGGGGTGACTCACGGGTTGCCCGAGATCGCACAGTAAGGCGCCGGTCCGAGTTTCCGGGGGTAAATCATCTGCCGGGGGTCCGCCATAAGAGCAAGCTGGGGGCAAGGGGTGACTACTCGAGGCGACAGTGCAGGTCCCCCAGCCCCCTCACATGCCCTCCCCAGCCTCGACTCCACTGACCCCCCTGTGAGAGCCCGTTTCGCAGACCCCAGCCCAACCCCCGCCTGCGTCCACCTACCAGCCAGCCCCCAGAGGCCATTGACCCCgtccacccccacagcccagcccctagCGCCGCCCGTGGGGCATATGGGGAACCCTGACTGCCGGGAGGGAGAGCCCCTGTGCTTGCTCCCCTCGCTCCATGGCAGGTCATACCTAGCTACCGAGCCTGGAGCATGGTGGAGCCTCGAACTGCCCGGGCAGAGcccgctgcccccaccccctgctgccgCAACCCCGCCCACGTGCAGCCCAGCCTAGCGCCGCCCTGGGCAAGTGGGGAGGCCCTGACTGCCGGGAGGGGGACCCTTGTCTGTCCCCCCTCGCGCCCTCAGCTCAGCCCCTAGCGACCGCCGCTGGAGCCATGGGATGCCCATGACTGCCCGGCAGagcccgcctgctgccccccaccttgTGGCCAGGCCCTGCGCCCGAGGGGGGGTCACTCCGCCAGGATTCCGCACCACTATGTAGCAGCCAGGAAGGCCGATGAAGAAGGACACAGCAAGAGGATGTCGGTGCcgctcctggggtgggggtggggacagaagtGAGATGGGGGGGGGTTTGGAGGGCGAGTAAGGGAGCCGCAAGCCGGGACAcaatgggggggggagagggccAGGGGAAGGTGCAGCAGAGACGAGAGGGGAGCCCTGCaggggggcagagctggcagcGAGGTCccgggggctgggctggctgcaggaatgggggtgggggtcgtGGGGGTCACTCACCCTCTGCCGAATCGGGCCCGAATGAGGGATCATGTTTACACTGTTCCCTGCAAGAGGAGCGTCAGAgttgggggctgggagctccggatctcctgggttttctccagctctgggaaggggagtgggggctggtggttataGCATGGGGGActgaagccaggactcctgggttctctcccggctctgggaggggagtgtgtaTGGTGGGTTAGGGCTTTGAtggtgggttggttggttgttgaCGGTGCatgggttttggggtttgggtTTAGGGTGCCAGTCGTTGTGGCTGGGCTGGTGGGTCGGAACAGGGGGCTGGAGCCcgaattcctgggttctctccccagtccTATGCGGTGGGGGCGGGTTTTTACAGTGGATCTGGGGGAATCGGACCCAGGTGTTCCTGCACCTTTGCAGGAAAGCTCCCAGTGCGCCTTCTCCAAGCCAGCGAGTTGCGAAGTgaccgcggggggggggggcgtgtcaAGGTTACTGGGGGGGGGTCAGGGGCCAAGGCCTGTATCAAAGAGCTGAGCATTAGGAGAGTAAAGGGCCAGGTGGGGCCAGAAGAGTGGCCAGGACAGAGAGAGtgctggccccccccccccccatggtggAAAAACTCCACTGCAGCCACACCCCCCCCGACTCCTTATTTGAGCCCACTCGAAACCAAAAAGTCCAGGCGTTGGGTGCTTCTCGTGTGTCTGGGTGAAGTAGTCAGATGGTCTCCCATTCCGGGGCACCCCTGACTCtagagcagctgggagccaggctggaaGGAGCTTCACCTAAGGAATTGTTATTGGCTTTAGCTTTTATTAATAGATCATTTACCCCATAaccgcaccccaatcccccgcGTCACCCCCTACCTAGCGCTGCCCCCCCAGCGCTGCCGGTGCCCCTCTATGATAAGGTTTTCCcggcacagcccctgccagcctagCCCTAGGTGATGTGTATGTATATGGGGGTCTGATGGTGCGtgatctcccctctcccccagcagccctaCCAGCATGTGGtattgcccctcactcccgagcCGCAGCCCCTACCAGCCCAGcccttgccccccactctgccagtgcccctcactcctgacccgcagccctgcAGCTCATCGCCCTAccccccccaagcccctgccaagtgcctcactcccgaccgcaagcccctgccagcccagcgcCTGCAGTGCCCCTCACATCCGGAACCACGCCCCTGCCAGAccagcactgcccccagccctgcggtgGGGCCCCCTCACTCCGACCgtagcccgctgccagcctaggccCTACCCGCCCCAAGCCCCTGCCGGtaggcccctcactcccgacccgcaggcccctgccagcccagtcccagccagcccgcagctctgccggtgcccctcactcccgacccgcaacccctgcagcccagccctgcccccgcaaAGCCTCTGCGGTGCACTCACTcctcgacccgcagcccctgccagcccagcctgcccccaagccctgccggtcccctcactcccgaccgcagcaccctgcagcccagcctgcccccccagccctgccggtgccctcacTCGACCCGCAGCCCTGAACAGAGCGGAGGGCTGAGATCGTGTGTGTTGTGTGTTCTTGGGAGTCAGTTGTGTGTACGCGTGATGCAGTGAAATGGGGGGCggggcagcatgggggagggaaggggggaggcaGAGGCTGGAGAGAAACGGGGGGTCCGGGTGGACGAGGATGGGGGGTCACTGGAAGGGGGTTTCTGGGGGCTAGAACGCAAAGCCCCCCTCAGTCGGACACCTTGGGTAAAGGGGGGTCCCTCTCCAGCACAGCGCCCGGGGTGGGTATTTCAGCCGCTCTCCCGAGGGGTCAGTCTAAGCCCGAGCCGGTAGAGcacctgcccctcactcccgcaaGGGCCCCCAGCGCGGGAAGTTTCTATTCCTTGTTTCCCGGTCACCGCACAAACCGGATCGTCTCTCAATCAACaacctggctggctcaggggggcagggactggggcaggggcctgtcccctctggggggcgccggctcccacctggccccagggcagggactggctggctcaggggggcaggggcctgtcccctctggggggcgccagctcccaccgggccccagggcagggactggctggctcaggggggcggggactggggcaggggcctgtcccctctggggggcgccggctcccacccggccgcagggcagggactggctggctcaggggggcagggaatggggcaggggcctgtcccctctaggggacgccggctcccacccagccccagggcagggactggctggctcaggggggcagggaatggggcaggggcctgtcccctctggggggcaccgggtcccatccggccccagggcagggactggctggctcaggggggtagggaatggggcaggggcctgtcccctctggggggcaccgggtcccatccggccccaggaaagggactggctggctcaggggggcggggatggggcagggacctGTCCCCCTAGGGGGCGCTGGACCCGATCTGGCTGGGGGGCAGAcaggggggcggagggggcagCCGTGGGGCCCGGAGGATACAGAGCCGTCATGGCCCAATAGGCCACGCAGATGAGCAGCAGGAGGAAAGTGACGAGCGGGTAGAACAGGGTGGACATCATGTAGCCGATGGCTCTGGAAGCGGAAACAAATGGGGGACCCCATGTTAGTTCctgttttggggaccccctatagtcccccactccccactgagaCCTAGACCTCCCCGCACCACCGGCTGCCAGACCCCCAGGCCCGTCTAACCTGGCATCCCGCCTGCTGGAGATCAGGCCTAGCTCACCtggcctcctcccctcccccaggccagaCCCACGGGTCCATCTGGCCCCATTTCCATCCCCCACAGGTCAGACCCCTGGGGCCCTCCTGCTCTtgaccctttctctctcccccaatcATGTGTCGggcagttccacaggttaacacATCCCCGattcccctctctcccctaccTCCTCATTAAAGGGACAGGAGCCAGGGCTGCTAAGGTGTCCCTGGGAGGATCAGAGCCCTGGTGCCTCCCCCCAAggggctgccctgcccccccacctgggGCATGGGGGGCGACTCACCGGCTGGACTCCTGGATAAGCGCAATGGCGATGAGGATGCGTTTgcggaggaagatgaggaggaggaggaggatgcctTCCACCACGGCCAGGATTATCACTGGGGGGGGCAGAGACATTAGGGGGTGGcacagacagggctgggggctgctagGAGAGAGATGGGGCCCCCTACTTCAAGAGGAAACAGATTTGGGGCACCCCACTTATTAAGGAGTCAATAAAGACCCCCACGTTCCCACAGTGGGATTTACCGACTCCCTAAAATGAGGTGTACCCCCAAATTCCCCCAGCAGAAGGGAGGGGCCTGGACTGAGGCAGAGAACCGGGGTGTTGATCCAGCTCCCCCATTCCACAGAGGGCCCCAGGCTCAGCCA contains these protein-coding regions:
- the SLC44A4 gene encoding choline transporter-like protein 4; this encodes MEPRACTGGAGTRALGEFGGSPEAGGLFGSPCPPCDPISPPGIYHCWREYSTLRAAGATISNVGFTTNLSVYSNVQETWLAALIILAVVEGILLLLLIFLRKRILIAIALIQESSRAIGYMMSTLFYPLVTFLLLLICVAYWAMTALGKPYVLYFDLLQCVTSLNILAAAMNGLQCPTTQVRYHTGSLAFGALILTIVQLIRILLEYLDHKLKGAQNPFTRCLLCCLKCCFWCLEKFIKFLNRNAYIMIAIYGKNFCTSAKNAFKLLMRNIVR